The following coding sequences lie in one Prosthecobacter vanneervenii genomic window:
- a CDS encoding GumC family protein, whose amino-acid sequence MQPASLNLTRPAYEMPPRMEAEAEPQSALNPAQLVDGMRRHSWIPITLSLFGLILGYAYFKRQKPVYEAVSVAQFGSEQQSLLGMNGVNSPTSLADEKSVNTLIQAAKSREVMGRVVSELNLTKIPAFAGGHPASSKEAKDNAIFMINSMIRISLRKDTRLIDFAVTGAEPEQVASLSNQAVLSLVAELESQKSKTMQSAVQSLVSEGQRLQEKLKKSELAMHDYKRSNQAISLDERKDLVLTKLKELSSELNQQSKERLTLETQLQACKEGKLPRDELLNLPTIASHPKVSSILTQLQTQKASLALIAERYKPKHPKYEAIQVVINSQEEQLNVVLADAMHLLESSCEHAREMERRLQEQLKKQESDALDLEQLAVQYNVLKREMESDQAVYESVLSRIKQVDVSRGMETPPIWVHQLAMVPGEPISPNAKKVVGSSTAGGFMLGLAIIGLIVMQDRSIRSVDDARQRLRVPVLGTIANLRPSVLAETQKAQEQNHSGLTPVLLAHKAVAENFREFRAIIARMAKSSHTCHMVVSAVPDEGKTFVSTHLAVSLASQGFRTLLIDMDLRRSQLADVFGIPSTRKGVIDLLLEEVSFSEVCLSGGIAHLAILPAGKRVANPAELLSTCGVERLKEMAFAAGFDRIVIDTAPLIPVNDTLELGALADSTFLVVRCNRTPTDIVQEAIRKLYQTGIPLTGLVLNRLAHRARTYDYYYHRSYYKANDQEESAPLRPNSRGMSNPPRIIG is encoded by the coding sequence ATGCAACCAGCTTCTCTCAATCTCACCCGCCCTGCTTATGAGATGCCGCCACGCATGGAGGCAGAAGCAGAGCCCCAGTCTGCGCTCAACCCGGCGCAGCTCGTGGACGGCATGCGCCGCCACAGCTGGATCCCCATCACCCTCTCTCTCTTCGGGCTCATCCTTGGCTACGCTTATTTTAAACGTCAGAAGCCTGTCTATGAAGCCGTCAGTGTGGCCCAGTTTGGCTCCGAGCAGCAGTCGCTGCTGGGGATGAACGGTGTGAACTCCCCGACAAGCCTGGCGGATGAAAAATCCGTCAACACCCTCATCCAGGCCGCCAAAAGCCGCGAGGTCATGGGCCGGGTGGTCTCTGAGCTGAATCTCACCAAGATTCCAGCCTTTGCTGGCGGACATCCTGCCTCATCCAAAGAAGCGAAGGACAACGCCATCTTCATGATCAACTCCATGATCCGCATTTCGCTGCGCAAGGATACGCGCCTGATCGACTTTGCCGTGACCGGAGCCGAGCCCGAGCAGGTGGCATCCCTTTCCAACCAGGCCGTCCTCAGTCTCGTGGCAGAGCTGGAAAGCCAGAAGAGCAAGACCATGCAGAGTGCCGTCCAGTCGCTCGTCTCCGAAGGTCAGCGCCTGCAGGAAAAGCTCAAGAAGTCCGAGCTGGCCATGCACGACTACAAGCGGTCCAACCAGGCCATCTCCCTGGATGAGCGCAAGGACCTCGTGCTTACCAAGCTCAAGGAGCTGAGTTCCGAGCTCAACCAGCAGTCCAAGGAGCGCCTCACGCTCGAAACCCAGCTCCAGGCCTGCAAGGAAGGCAAGCTGCCCCGCGATGAGTTGCTCAATCTCCCCACTATTGCCAGCCATCCCAAAGTCTCCAGCATCCTGACCCAGTTGCAGACCCAAAAGGCCTCGCTTGCCCTGATCGCAGAACGCTACAAGCCCAAGCATCCCAAATACGAAGCCATCCAGGTGGTCATCAACAGCCAGGAGGAGCAGCTCAATGTCGTTCTGGCGGACGCCATGCATCTGCTGGAGTCCAGCTGCGAGCACGCGCGCGAAATGGAACGCCGACTGCAGGAGCAGCTCAAAAAGCAGGAGTCTGACGCCCTCGATCTGGAACAGCTGGCCGTGCAGTACAATGTGCTCAAGCGCGAGATGGAGTCCGACCAGGCCGTGTATGAGTCCGTGCTCAGCCGCATCAAGCAGGTGGACGTTTCCAGAGGCATGGAAACACCGCCCATCTGGGTGCACCAGCTGGCCATGGTTCCTGGAGAGCCCATCTCCCCCAATGCCAAGAAGGTCGTGGGAAGTTCCACCGCAGGCGGCTTCATGCTGGGCCTGGCCATCATCGGCCTCATCGTCATGCAGGACCGCTCCATCCGCTCGGTGGATGATGCCCGCCAAAGGCTGCGTGTGCCGGTGCTCGGCACCATCGCCAACCTCCGCCCCTCGGTTCTGGCTGAAACGCAGAAGGCGCAGGAACAGAATCATTCAGGGCTTACTCCCGTGCTGCTGGCCCACAAGGCCGTGGCGGAAAACTTCCGCGAATTCCGCGCCATCATCGCACGTATGGCCAAAAGCTCGCACACCTGCCACATGGTGGTCAGCGCCGTGCCGGATGAGGGCAAGACCTTTGTCTCCACGCACCTCGCCGTCAGCCTGGCCAGCCAGGGCTTCCGCACACTGCTTATCGACATGGACCTCCGCCGCTCCCAGCTCGCGGATGTCTTCGGTATCCCCAGCACCCGCAAAGGCGTGATCGACCTCCTGCTGGAAGAAGTCTCCTTCTCCGAAGTCTGCCTCAGCGGCGGCATCGCCCACCTGGCCATCCTTCCGGCTGGCAAACGCGTGGCCAATCCTGCGGAACTCCTCTCCACTTGCGGTGTGGAGCGACTCAAGGAAATGGCCTTTGCCGCTGGCTTTGACCGCATCGTCATCGACACCGCCCCGCTGATCCCGGTCAACGACACGCTGGAACTCGGCGCGCTCGCAGACAGCACCTTCCTCGTGGTGCGCTGCAACCGCACCCCCACCGACATCGTCCAGGAAGCCATCCGCAAGCTCTACCAGACCGGCATCCCGCTCACCGGCCTCGTGCTCAACCGCCTGGCCCACCGCGCCCGCACCTACGACTACTACTACCACCGCTCCTACTACAAGGC
- a CDS encoding glycosyltransferase family 4 protein: MCSIKSKRRVAIVHDWLPVYGGAERVLEQMLMVYPDADVFSLIDALDEENRKFLKGRPVKTSFVQKLPGGKKYYRHCFPIMPLAIEQFDFSPYDMVITSSYAFAKGIITGPRQLHLCYCHSPIRYAWDLQTQYLKESRLDRGPLTWLVRGMLHFIRMWDSRTSAGVDAFMANSRFISRRIEKVYRRDATVVYPPVNIDRFEVGTEKENFYVTASRLVPYKRIDLIIQAFNGMPDRQLVVIGDGPELPKLRRLAGPNVKVMGWQPQEVLKSHLKRARGFVFAGEEDFGIILLEAQASGTPVVAFGRGGALETVVENQTGLFFGEQTTESLQGAVAEFESRQWNADQCRQNAERFSAQVFREKFHQFVESEWERFAAMTAGVDTATASRHGHRLSTHEDESREQSAPLAMRMQPVLHS, from the coding sequence ATGTGCAGCATCAAATCCAAACGTCGCGTCGCCATCGTCCATGACTGGCTCCCTGTTTACGGCGGAGCCGAGCGTGTGCTGGAGCAGATGCTCATGGTTTATCCGGACGCCGATGTCTTCAGCCTCATCGATGCACTGGACGAGGAAAACCGGAAATTCCTCAAAGGCCGTCCGGTCAAAACCTCCTTCGTGCAGAAGCTCCCCGGCGGCAAAAAATACTACCGCCACTGCTTCCCCATCATGCCGCTGGCCATCGAGCAGTTTGACTTCAGCCCGTATGACATGGTCATCACCAGCAGTTATGCCTTTGCCAAAGGCATCATCACCGGCCCGCGCCAGCTTCACCTCTGCTACTGCCACTCTCCCATCCGTTACGCATGGGATCTGCAGACGCAGTACCTTAAGGAGTCACGCCTGGATCGCGGCCCCCTGACCTGGCTGGTGCGCGGCATGCTGCACTTCATCCGCATGTGGGACAGCCGCACCTCCGCCGGCGTGGACGCCTTCATGGCAAACTCCCGCTTCATCTCCCGCCGCATCGAAAAAGTCTACCGCCGCGACGCCACCGTGGTTTATCCGCCGGTGAACATCGACCGCTTTGAAGTCGGCACGGAAAAGGAGAACTTTTATGTCACCGCATCGCGCCTCGTGCCCTACAAGCGCATCGACCTCATCATCCAGGCATTCAATGGCATGCCTGACCGCCAGCTCGTCGTCATCGGCGACGGCCCGGAGCTGCCCAAGCTGCGCCGCCTTGCCGGACCGAATGTGAAAGTCATGGGCTGGCAGCCGCAGGAGGTGCTGAAAAGCCACCTCAAGCGCGCACGCGGTTTCGTCTTCGCTGGAGAGGAGGACTTTGGCATCATCCTGCTTGAGGCCCAGGCCAGCGGCACACCCGTCGTCGCCTTCGGCCGTGGTGGCGCGCTCGAAACCGTTGTCGAAAACCAGACCGGTCTTTTCTTTGGAGAACAGACCACTGAATCTCTGCAGGGAGCGGTGGCCGAATTTGAGAGCCGCCAGTGGAATGCTGATCAATGCCGGCAGAATGCCGAACGCTTCAGCGCCCAGGTCTTCCGTGAAAAATTCCATCAGTTTGTCGAGTCTGAATGGGAACGATTTGCCGCCATGACCGCAGGCGTGGACACCGCCACAGCCAGCCGTCACGGACATAGGCTCAGCACCCATGAAGACGAGTCAAGAGAGCAGAGCGCCCCTCTGGCCATGCGTATGCAGCCCGTGCTGCATTCCTAA
- a CDS encoding porin family protein: MLPQSPSPLRSTAALLMCCALLHSAGALAQDALRDAAAGTKASLAGPATEVANPEAKDSEDLFLEEYMNYQMKLLKNWKLRVFASGTWRYDSNVFLRNVNAQHDMLWSARPGFQYSYGDETAKLQVLADYNAQFNFYDRFSQQNSINQFLSLSLNYRLQKTSFKFSGLFNKVTGGDLDVGGQAQRTNFTPQLQIMHEATEKVRVGITGQLQHTHYNSLISSQTWRFGVFADYAFSPRFRLGLQFNEMIQEVQQSGRQTGQDYLVRMEYEASKKLSITGSGGVHILHTISAGDATLPVGMLGLKYAMSPKTSIYVNAYARAQNSPSLTGQFFQSQGLLAGIQQQLGTKITIGTDIGYDYSQYHRYIAGLVSNRRDHVFFVRPWLKYTLSRHVSLEVFYQHTDNDSKGFGAQPFVRDLVGAGLTSTW, encoded by the coding sequence ATGCTCCCACAAAGCCCCTCCCCCCTCAGATCCACTGCGGCATTGCTGATGTGCTGTGCTCTGCTGCATTCCGCAGGTGCCCTGGCCCAGGACGCGCTGCGTGATGCAGCCGCCGGCACCAAGGCCTCACTGGCAGGCCCCGCCACCGAAGTAGCCAATCCTGAAGCCAAGGACTCCGAGGACCTCTTCCTCGAAGAGTACATGAACTATCAGATGAAGCTGCTCAAAAACTGGAAGCTGCGCGTCTTTGCCTCCGGCACCTGGCGCTATGATTCCAATGTGTTTCTGCGCAACGTCAACGCGCAGCATGACATGCTCTGGAGCGCACGCCCGGGCTTTCAGTATTCCTACGGCGATGAGACGGCCAAGCTGCAGGTTCTGGCGGACTACAATGCACAGTTCAACTTCTACGACAGGTTCAGCCAGCAGAACTCCATCAACCAGTTCCTGAGCCTCTCCCTAAACTACCGCCTGCAGAAGACCTCGTTCAAATTCTCCGGACTCTTCAACAAGGTGACAGGTGGTGACCTGGATGTAGGTGGTCAGGCACAACGCACTAATTTCACCCCGCAGCTTCAGATCATGCACGAGGCCACTGAAAAAGTGCGCGTCGGCATCACCGGCCAGCTTCAGCATACTCACTACAATTCGCTCATCTCATCCCAGACATGGCGCTTTGGAGTCTTCGCAGATTACGCCTTCTCCCCGCGTTTCCGCCTTGGGCTTCAATTCAATGAAATGATCCAGGAAGTGCAGCAAAGCGGTCGTCAGACCGGCCAGGACTACCTGGTGCGCATGGAGTATGAAGCCTCCAAGAAGCTGTCCATCACCGGCTCAGGCGGCGTCCATATCCTTCACACCATCTCCGCCGGGGACGCTACGCTGCCTGTCGGAATGCTGGGCTTGAAATATGCCATGAGTCCAAAGACATCCATCTATGTCAATGCCTATGCCCGTGCGCAAAACTCCCCCTCGCTGACCGGCCAGTTCTTCCAGTCTCAGGGGCTGCTGGCTGGCATCCAGCAGCAGCTCGGCACCAAGATCACCATCGGTACAGACATCGGCTACGACTACTCGCAGTATCACAGATACATCGCCGGTCTGGTCAGCAACCGCCGCGACCACGTCTTCTTCGTGCGCCCCTGGCTGAAGTATACCCTCAGCAGGCATGTCTCCCTGGAAGTCTTCTACCAGCACACAGACAACGATTCCAAGGGCTTCGGCGCACAGCCCTTCGTGCGCGATCTCGTCGGCGCCGGCCTCACCAGCACCTGGTAG
- a CDS encoding polysaccharide biosynthesis/export family protein, whose translation MITPRHLPSRKSSGLRGICIMLCCLGGLLSTLPAQQTTAQAYGSQSRAGSSSSPSPYGVTASNLQQRAAAPADYLIREGDMVQISVFDEPDLAAGGKVRNDGTIQCPLIGSVKIQGLSQSAAARLIETEYRKDYLVHPEVNLFVSQYSSQHVTILGQVVRPGSHELPVEKNLTILQVLGLAGGPTRIANLKKVLVKRMVGGQEKIFKVDVNAMASGNETMMFYVHEDDVITVPESFF comes from the coding sequence ATGATCACTCCTCGGCATCTTCCCAGCAGGAAAAGCAGCGGCCTTCGTGGCATCTGCATCATGCTCTGCTGCCTGGGCGGCCTGCTCAGCACACTGCCCGCACAGCAGACCACCGCGCAGGCCTATGGCAGCCAGTCACGTGCGGGTTCGTCATCTTCTCCATCACCTTACGGCGTCACGGCATCCAATTTGCAGCAGAGAGCCGCAGCGCCTGCAGATTACCTCATCCGGGAGGGGGACATGGTGCAGATCTCCGTCTTTGACGAGCCTGATCTGGCCGCTGGAGGCAAAGTGCGCAACGACGGCACCATCCAGTGCCCGCTCATCGGCTCGGTCAAAATCCAGGGTCTGAGCCAGTCTGCCGCCGCCCGCCTGATCGAGACTGAGTACCGCAAGGACTACCTCGTGCACCCGGAGGTGAACCTCTTTGTCTCGCAGTATTCCTCCCAGCACGTCACCATTCTCGGCCAGGTGGTTCGCCCCGGCTCCCATGAACTGCCGGTGGAAAAGAACCTCACCATCCTGCAGGTCCTTGGGCTGGCAGGTGGCCCCACCCGCATCGCCAACCTCAAGAAGGTGCTCGTAAAACGCATGGTCGGCGGGCAGGAGAAGATTTTCAAAGTGGACGTAAACGCCATGGCCTCGGGGAACGAAACCATGATGTTCTATGTCCACGAAGACGACGTCATCACTGTGCCGGAAAGCTTCTTTTAA